In Cataglyphis hispanica isolate Lineage 1 chromosome 10, ULB_Chis1_1.0, whole genome shotgun sequence, a genomic segment contains:
- the LOC126852261 gene encoding unconventional prefoldin RPB5 interactor-like protein: MDNIITNNITMDSEQMKSYQRILLNNVFAQELEQNEKQINTWNDYKKKYKKVIEGLEVYPLSVSENCMVPIGKRALMKGKLIHTNEIMVYLGDGYFAKYSASQAISLCKRRIAWAEKMLKDLEVERNLYEMRQYFPSKHDIFAEEDRKDILEHWNKDKLDKWKIQHRQREKEYRQKLAELREKEKTNICTEEDLFKRLDELELEEELKDEICRLEAERKDFYGDLKEGEIYDDSEEDSSVSDENTTEMIEEEIKKLKDIQTSKITHNTSDDSFDPTRDKTLYTNVSKNEHFDLTLNSSQEELKNDHSPESRENISKSTNAKKTGRVSFIEPCIMENTESDTEEGEMHNKESCFISKQDKICNDDSENEDDIVRIEFSHSSHIPNVSASSNTEIQTPVDIYKIFNVPKSILKRSPNDMIPNQIVPPLNEESSTDVEDEVEHVKHSAYNFVIKEKVQENKILPVTSDIRGGEKIVSRFKLERTGKKK; encoded by the exons atggataatattataactaataatataacaatggaTTCTGAACAAATGAAAAGTTATCAACGGATACTGTTGAATAATGTTTTCGCACAg gAACTTgaacaaaatgaaaaacaaataaatacatggaatgattataaaaagaagtatAAAAAGGTGATAGAAGGACTTGAAGTATATCCATTATCCGTCTCGGAAAATTGTATGGTGCCTATTGGCAAGCGAGCATTAatgaaaggaaaattaattcatactAATGAAATTATGGTTTATCTGGGAGATGgctattttgcaaaatatagtGCATCACAGGCAATCTCATTGTGCAAAAGGAGGATagcat gggcagaaaaaatgttgaaagacTTAGAAGTTGAAAGAAACTTGTATGAGATGAGACAATATTTTCCATCAaaacatgatatttttgcagaagaagatagaaaagatatattggaACATTGGAACAAAGACAAACTTGATAAATGGaaga tacAACATAGGCAACGTGAAAAGGAGTATCGTCAGAAACTAGCAGagttgagagaaaaagagaagactAATATTTGCACTGAAGAAGATCTTTTTAAAAGACTAGATGAATTAGAATTGGAAGAAGAACTAAAAGATGAAATATGCAG ACTGGAAGCTGaacgaaaagatttttatggTGATTTGAAAGAGGGAGAAATCTATGATGACTCAGAGGAGGATTCATCTGTTTCTGATGAAAATACAACGGAGATGATTGAggaggaaattaaaaaattgaaagatattcAAACAAGCAAAATCACACATAATACATCAGATGACAGTTTTGATCCAACTCGAGATAAAACTCTCTAtacaaatgtttcaaaaaatgaacATTTTGATCTCACTCTAAATTCTAGTCAAGAGGAATTGAAAAACGATCATTCACCTGAATCTAGAGAGAATATATCCAAATCCACAAACGCAAAGAAAACAGGAAGAGTATCATTTATTGAACCATGTATTATGGAAAATACAGAAAGCGATACAGAAGAAGGAGAGATGCACAATAAAGAATCCTGTTTTATTTCAAAgcaagataaaatatgtaatgatGACTCAGAAAATGAAGATGATATTGTCAGGATTGAGTTTTCACATTCATCTCATATTCCAAATGTATCTGCATCAAGTAATACAGAAATACAAACTCcagtagatatttataaaatatttaatgttcccaaatcaattttgaaaagatcGCCAAATGATATGATTCCCAATCAAATTGTTCCTCCTTTGAATGAAGAAAGTAGTACTGATGTAGAAGATGAAGTCGAACATGTTAAACATTCtgcttataatttt GTAATCAAGGAAAAagttcaagaaaataaaatattaccagTGACTTCGGATATAAGGGGTGGAGAGAAAATTGTAAGTAGATTTAAACTGGAACGGACTGGAAAAAAGAAgtga